TACCGATAGGGATCGTGTGATGTCGCTTCTGAACACCCCCCTCCACGAGCTGGACCCGGACGTCGCCGCCGCCGTCGACGCCGAGGTCCACCGCCAGCAGTCGACCCTGGAAATGATCGCCTCGGAGAACTTCGCTCCGGTCGCGGTCATGGAGGCCCAGGGCTCGGTCCTGACCAACAAGTACGCCGAGGGCTACCCCGGCCGCCGCTACTACGGCGGCTGCGAGCACGTCGACGTCGCCGAGCAGATCGCGATCGACCGGGTCAAGGACCTGTTCGGCGCCGAGTACGCGAACGTGCAGCCGCACTCCGGCGCCTCCGCCAACCAGGCCGCCCTCTTCGCGATCGCCCAGCCCGGCGACACGATCCTCGGCCTGGACCTGGCGCACGGCGGCCACCTCACCCACGGCATGCGCCTGAACTTCTCCGGCAAGCAGTTCAACGTGGTCGCCTACCACGTCGACGAGGCCGGTCTGGTCGACATGGCCGAGGTCGAGCGCCTGGCCAAGGAGAACAACCCGAAGGTGATCATCGCGGGCTGGTCGGCCTACCCGCGCCACCTGGACTTCGCCGAGTTCCGCCGGATCGCCGACGAGGTCGGCGCGTACCTGTGGGTCGACATGGCGCACTTCGCCGGTCTCGTCGCCGCGGGCCTGCACCCGAACCCGGTGCCCCACGCGGACGTGGTCACCTCCACCACGCACAAGACGCTCGGCGGCCCGCGCGGCGGCATCATCCTGGCCCGCAGCAAGGAGTTCGCGAAGAAGCTGAACAGCGCGGTCTTCCCCGGCTTCCAGGGCGGTCCGCTGGAGCACGTGATCGCGGCCAAGGCCGTCTCCTTCAAGGTCGCCGCCTCCGACGACTTCAAGGAGCGCCAGCAGCGCACCCTGGACGGCGCCCGCATCCTGGCCGAGCGCCTGGTGCAGGACGACGCGAAGGCCGTCGGCGTCGACGTCCTGTCCGGCGGCACGGACGTGCACCTGGTCCTGGTGGACCTGCGCAACTCCGAGCTCGACGGCCAGCAGGCCGAGGACCGCCTCCACGAGGTCGGCATCACGGTCAACCGCAACGCGGTCCCGAACGACCCGCGCCCCCCGATGGTCACCTCGGGCCTGCGGATCGGCACGCCCGCGCTCGCGACCCGCGGGTTCGACGCGGACGACTTCCGCGAGGTCGCCGACATCATCGCCGAGGCCCTCAAGCCGGGCTTCGACGCGGCGTCCCTCAAGACCCGTGTGACCGCTCTGGCCGACAAGCACCCCTTGTACCCCGGCCTGAAGTAGTTTCGTACCCTCTGTTTGTACGCTTTTGTTCGTACGTACGAAACATCGGGGCACCCCGCACACTGGAGAGTGAGCGAGGTGCCCCGCACCACGTCCCGCACCGCCCAGTAGTTCCCGCACCGCCTTGTACTTCTGCATCACCCCGGCAGACAACGGCGTCTACCAACCACCCTTGGAGTTTTCCGTGGCCATCTCGGTCTTCGACCTGTTCTCGATCGGCATCGGCCCGTCCAGCTCCCACACGGTCGGTCCCATGCGCGCGGCCCGCATGTTCGCGAGCCGCCTCAAGAACGAGGGCCTCATGGCCCACACGACGGCGATACGGGCGGAGCTGTACGGCTCGCTCGGCGCGACGGGCCACGGCCACGGCACCCCGAAGGCCGTGCTGCTCGGCCTGGAGGGCGAGTCGCCCCGCACCGTGAACGTGGAGAGCGCCGACGACCGCGTCGAGGAGATCAGGAGCGGCGGCCGCATCAACCTCCTCGGCATGCACGAGATCGACTTCGATTTCGACGAGGACCTGATCCTGCACCGCCGCAAGGCCCTGCCGTACCACGCCAACGGCATGACGATCTTCGCGTACGACCGTGAGGGCGGCCTCGTCCTGGAGAAGACGTACTACTCCGTGGGCGGCGGTTTCGTGGTCGACGAGGACGCTGTCGCGGGCGAGAACCCGATCGTGCCGGACGACACCGTCCTGCGGCACCCCTTCCGCACCGGCGACGAGCTGCTCCGCCTCACGGAGGAGACGGGCCTGTCCATCTCCGCGCTGATGCTGGAGAACGAGAAGGCGTGGCGCACCGAGGAGGAGATCCGTGCGGGTCTGCTCGACATCTGGGGCGTCATGCAGGCCTGCGTCTCGCGCGGCATGTCCCGCGAGGGCATCCTGCCGGGCGGCCTGAAGGTGCGCCGCCGCGCCGCGAACTCGGCCAGGCAGCTGCGCGCCGAGGGCGAGCCGCAGGCCCGCGCCATGGAGTGGATCACGCTCTACGCGATGGCGGTGAACGAGGAGAACGCCGCGGGCGGCCGCGTGGTCACGGCCCCCACGAACGGCGCGGCGGGCATCATCCCGGCGGTCCTGCACTACTACATGAACTTCGTGCCCGGCGCCGACGAGGACGGCGTGGTCCGCTTCCTGCTGGCGGCCGGCGCGATCGGCATGCTCTTCAAGGAGAACGCCTCGATCTCCGGCGCCGAGGTCGGCTGCCAGGGCGAGGTCGGCTCCGCCTGCTCGATGGCGGCGGGCGCGCTCGCCGAGGTCATGGGCGGCTCCCCCTCCAAGGTGGAGAACGCCGCGGAGATCGGCATGGAGCACAACCTGGGCCTGACCTGCGACCCGGTCGGCGGGCTCGTTCAGATCCCGTGCATCGAGCGCAACGGCATGGCGGCGGTCAAGGCCGTCACCGCCGCGAAGATGGCGATGCGCGGCGACGGCTCCCACAAGGTGTCCCTCGACAAGGTCATCAAGACGATGAAGGACACGGGCGCCGACATGAGCGTCAAGTACAAGGAGACCGCGCGGGGCGGTCTCGCGGTGAACATCATCGAGTGCTGAATCAGCGAGTGCCGAGCAGCTGAGCCGTCGAGCCGCGGACGACGAGCTCCGGCTCGAAGAGGAGCTCGCCGGGGTGGGCCTGGGTGCCCCGGATCTGCGCGCACAGCAGGTCGACGGCGGCGCGGCCCATCGCCTCGATGGGCTGGCGCACGGTCGAGAGGGGCGGCTCGGTGCAGGTCATGAAGGCCGAGTCGTCGTAGCCGACGACGGAGACGTCGGCGGGGACGGAGAGGCCCTTGCGGCGGGCGGCCCGGACGGCGCCGAGGGCGAGCGGGTCGCTGCCGCAGACGATGCCGGTGACGCCGCGCTCCATGAGGCGCGCGGCGGCCGCCTGACCGCCCTCCAGGGAGAAGATCGACCGCTCGACGAACGCGTCGGGCAGCTCCATGCCCGCGGCCGCGGCGATGTCGCGGGCGGCGACGAGCTTGCGGCGCGAGGGCACGTGGTCGGCCGGGCCGAGGACGAGGCCGATCCGTTCGTGGCCGAGCGAGGCGAGGTGGCGCCAGGCCTGCTCGACGGCGACGGCGTCGTCACACGCGACGCAGGGGAAGTCGAGGCCTTCGATCGACGCGTTGATCAGGACGACGGGGATGTTGCGCTCGGCCAGGCGCCGGTAGTGGTCGTGGGGCGCGTCGGCCTCCGCGAAGAGGCCGCCGGCGAAGACGACGCCGGAGACGTGCTGCTGGAGCAGCAGGTCCACGTAGTCGGCCTCGGAGACGCCGCCCCTGGTCTGCGTGCAGAGCACGGGTGTGAGGCCCTGCTGCGCGAGGGCGCCCCCGATGACCTCGGCGAACGCGGGGAAGATCGGGTTCTGGAGCTCGGGGAGCACGAGGCCGACGAGCCGGGCGCGCTCGCCGCGCAGCTGGGTGGGCCGCTCGTAGCCGAGGACGTCCAGGGCCGTCAGCACGGACTGTCGGGTCGCGGCGGAGACGCCGGGCTTGTCGTTGAGGACACGGCTGACCGTCGCCTCGCTGACCCCCACCTTCTTCGCAACTTGAGCAAGTCGTCGCGTCATGGCCGCAAGAATAGCGCAAGGCCTGCAAGCCAGTTACGTAAACGGCCGCCCGGAATCCGGACGGCCGCGCACGTGTATGCCTCCTCCGCAGGTCAGGGCTGCATGGTGAGCTTGAACGTGGACGTGTCGTTCTTGATGTCCTGCCCGTTGCCGCTCAACTTGGGCCGTACGAAGGTGGCTTCACCGACGGCGGGCCCCTGACCCGCCTCCGGCATCTCGTTGACGTAGATGCCGATCGGCGCTCCCGTGATCGACACATCCGTGAAGATCGTGTCCTTGACCGGGAACTCGGGCTGGCTGCCCGTGTACTTCGTCTGGAACATCACCCCGTGGAACGTCGGGTCGACGATGTCGACGTTGTTCACGCGGATCCCCTGGAAGACCTTCGACGCGGAGAACGCCCAGATGGCCGGGAAGTCCTGGCCCTTCCAGAAGGTGCCGCCGGCCCGTTCGACCGTGATGTTCTCGAACGTGGTCGGGTCCTTCCCGAAGCCGTTCATCGGGTAGCCGAAGTCCAGCGAGGAGATGGTGATCCCGGAGTAGACGAGGGTGTCGGCGATGCGGCTGTTGCGGAAGGTGTTGTTGTAGCCGCCGTAGACCGCGAAGCCCGCCGCGCGCCAGGTCAGGAGCGAGGTCAGGTTCTCGTAGACGTTGTTCTTCATGTCCGCGCCGCCCGCGTCGATGGCGGAGAAGAGGGCGAAGCTGTCGTCGCCCGTGGCCCGCGCCTCGTTGTTGGCGACCAGGTTGTCCGTACTGCCGTTGGTCATGTTGATGCCGTCGGCGAACATGTCGCGGATCCGCGAGTTCTTGATGGTCATGCGGTCCGTGTTGGCGCCCCAGTAGAGGCACACCATGTGCTCGTTCCAGATGTCGTCGATGGTGATGTCGGAGACGTTCTGGAAGTCGAAGACCTTGCCGGGGCCGTCGATGCGGGACGTGTAGTTGCCGAAGTAGGCGAAGCCGGAGAAGGACGAGCCCTTGGCGCTCGCCTCGGCACGGAATCCGACGTCCGTGTTGTCCTGGCTCCTCGGGGCGTGGAAGCGGGTGAACCAGGGGCCGGCGCCGACGACCTGGACGGCCTTGCCGTAGACCTGGAACTTGTTGCTCGGCTCGTAGTCGCCGGGCGGCAGGTAGACGCCCGTCAGCTTTCCGCTGGTGTCCATGCGGACCTTGTCCAGGGCGTTCTGCACGTCCTGGTGGGTGAACCCGGCGGGCACGGTGTAGGCGGCCGGGTCGGGGTTGGCCTTCGCGGTGACCTGCTCCAGGTCGACGAAGTCGATGGCGTAGCGCGAGGTGTTGGCGCTGTCCTTCTGGAGCTTGATCTTGCTGCCGGCCTTCACCGTCCCGTCGAGCATGACGTGCGCCTCGTCGTAGATGTGCCGGGCGGGGCCGGCTCCCGGCGAGTTGCCGGGCGATGCCTCGTCCCCGTACAGCCAGGCGTACTTGGAGGTGAGGTCGATGGCCTTCCTGAAGACGCCGTCCACGTAGATGTTCAGGGTCGCCTGGGTGCCGCCGCCGCCCGGGGCGTCCGGGATGGAGAAGCGGGTGACCAGGGTGTTGGTGTCCTGCTTGGCGGTGAACTCCACGGACTCGCCGGTCGAGTTCAGCGTGACGGCCTTGCGGCCGGACGCCTCACCGGCGAGGTCGCCGACGGTGCGGTTGGGGCCGACGGTCTTCGCGCCGCCCGCGAGGACGCCGTCCTCCGCCTCGTAGGTGTCGTAGGGCATGTCGGCACCCCGGCCGACGAACAGGGAGTGGGTGGTCGTGTTGTTCTCGCGCTTGACCGGCAGTTCGTTGGCGTCGTCGGCGATGACGGTCCTGATCGTGAAGCGGCCGTCGCCAGCGGTCCAGGTGCCGAGCTTGACCGGGGCCGTGGTGTCGCCCGCGCCGATCACGCCGTTGTGCTCGCCGGTCAGGGTCTTCACTGTGGCGCCCTTGTCATCCTGGAGGACGACCTTGATGCCGTGCGCGCCCGATGCGGACGCCTTGGTGCCCTGGTTCTTGACCGCGACACTGAAGGTGACCTCCTTGCCCTTGGAGGGCGCGGACGGCGTCCAGCTCACGGGGGACGCCACCAGGTCGGACGAGTCGACCGGCTTGACCACCAGCGGGCTCGGGCCGGTGTAGGTGTTGTTGCCCTCGTCCTGTTCGATCACCTCGTTCTTGGTGTCCACCTCCGCGCTGAAGGGGTACGAGCCCGCGTCGCGCGCGCCGGTCCTGGCGCTCACCGTCGTCGACTCGCCCGCGGCGAGCGCGCCCACGGACGCCGTGCCCGCCTTGTCGCCGCCGAGACGGAAGACGGCGTCGGTGGCCGTCGAGGCCTCGGTGCCGCGGTTGCGCACGGTCGCGGTCAGGGTCAGCTCGTCGGTCTCGGTCGGCGCCTCGGGGGCGTACGCCAGCTTGGTGATCTCCAGGTCGGGGTTGGCCGCCGGGGCGCCCATGACCTGGAACTCGGCGACCTGCCCGGCGGTGGCGCCGCTGTTCGCGGTGAACCGCAGACGCACGTCGGCGACCTTCGCCGACACCGGAATGGTGACGGTGTTCTGGTTGCCGGACGGGCTGAAGGAGTACTCCTTCTCCGCCACCAGCGACGTGAAGTCGGAGGCCTTCTGCTCCCGGCCGAGGACCTGCACCTTCTGGGTGCGGGCGCCCCACCCGGCGTCCGGGTTCAGCTTGACGACGACCGCGTCGACGTCGGCGTTGGCGCCGAGCTTGACGGTGAGGGTGTTGGGGTAGCTGCCCGCGGCGCCCTCCCAGTAGGTGGACGTCTGGCCGTCGTTGGCGTTCTCGGCGACGAAGGTGTGGATCACCGAGGAGGCCGTGATCGGCTTGCCCTCGGCCAGGTTCTTGTTGCCGCCGCCGGGGCGCGTCACGGTGTTGCTGTGCGCCGAGACGTTCCCGGCGGCGTCGCGGGCCCGGACCGTATAGGAGACGGTGACGCTCGCGGAACGGGTGTCGGTGTACGTCGTCACGTCGCCGGCCACGGACTTCAGGAGCTTGCCGTCCGCGTACACGTCGTACGCCGTGACCTTCACGTTGTCGTCCGACGCACCCCATGTCAGCTTGATCTCACCGCTGGAGGGCTGGCCGATCGTGAGGTTCGTGGGCGCGGTCGGTGCCTGGGTGTCGCCCGAGTCGCCCTTGCGGGTGACGGAGTTGCTGTTGGGTGAGGCGTTGCCCGCGGCGTCGCGGGCGCGCACGTAGTACGTGACGGTGGCGCCCGCCGACCGCGTGTCGGTGTACGTGCGCACGTCACCGGCGACGCTGGTGAGCAGCTCCCCGTTGGCGTACACGTCGTACGCGGTCACGCCCTTGTCGTCGTCGGAGGCGTCCCAGGCGAGCTTGATCCGGCCCGGCTCCGGTTCGGTGAGGGCGAGGTTCTTCGGCGCGGTGGGCGCCTGCGTGTCGCCGCCCGCCGGGCCGTAGATCTCCAGCTCGGACAGCTGGCCCGCGGGCTGCGCGGTGTTGGCGGTGATCAGGACGCGGACGTACCGCGTGGTGACGGTGTCGAGGGCGAGGGTCGCGGAGTGCTCCGAGGCCGCGGTGAAGGCGTACTCCTTGGACGCGGCCAGGTCGGTGAAGTCCGAGCCGTCCGTGCTGCCCTGGACCTTCAGGGTCTGGCGGCGGTCGCCCCATCCCTCGGGCACGCGCAGGACCACCTCGTCGATCCGCGCCGAGGAGCCGAGGTCGGCCTGGACCCACTGCGGAAGCCTGCCGTTCTCGCTCTCCCAGTACGTGGCGCGGTTGCCGTCGTTGGCGTTGGCTGCGGCGTAGTCCTGGGTGTGGCTGCTCGCCTTGAGGGTCTTGCCGAGCGCCAGGTTCACGGAGGCGTCGGCGGCCGCGTGCACCTGCAGCTCGGCGAGCTGGGCGGCGGGCCAGCCGGTGTTGGCGGTGATGTGCACCCGTACGAAACGGGTCTGCGCCGAAGGGAAGCGGACCGTCACCGTGTTGCCGGAGCCGGGCTCGAAGGAGCGGGCCCCGGACGCGGCGAGGGTGTCGAAGCCGCTGCCGTCGGCGCTGCCCTGCACGGACAGCGTCTGCTTGCGGGCCTCCCAGGCCGGGGGCAGCTTGAGGACGACCTCGTCGACGCGGGTGCCGCGGCCGAGGTCGACCTGCACCCACTGGGGCAGGTCGGACGACGCACTCTCCCAGTACGTGCCCGCGTTGCCGTCGGTGATGTGGGCGGCGCCGTACTCCGCCTTGGCGCTGCTCGCCTTGGCCGGCTTGCCCGCGGCCAGGTCGGGGCCGCCCGCCGCCGCGGCGGGCAGGGCGGGCAGGCCGAGGAGGAGCAGCGTCGCGGTGAGAGCGGCGGCGAAGGGCCGCCACCACCTGCGTGGTCTTCGGGCCTGTGCGTCTCTGATGCGTTTCATGACGTGTGTGGCTCCCTCACTGTCGAGCACGCAGCTTTTGGCGTGAAGCAGTGGGAGAATTGCAGAGAACTGTCGAATTGACTACAGGCGAAGCGGAAGTCGTGACACCCCACGTCTGACAGTCCTCCACCTTGCTATCCAATTTTTGCAATCTCCGTTCAAGTTCTTGCGTGCCCGGTTGCGCCGATGGTTATGTATGCGCCGCACCACCCGGCACCCGCAGCACGGACGTACAGCACGACCCGGAGGGGGTCTCCCGATGACATCCACGAGCAGCCGAACACTCTCGCTCGCCACCGCGACCGTTCTCGCGCTGATCGCGCTCACCGCTTGCGGCACGAGCAGCGACGGCGCCGAGTCGGATTCCGGCGGCAAGGTGAAGCTCGACGTCAACGGGCAGCCGCCCACGACCCAGGCCTTCGAGCGCAAGCTCTACGACAAGCACGTGCGGCAGTTCGAGAAGGCCAACCCGGACATCGACATCGTGCCCCACGAGGGCTTCATGGACCCGAAGACCTTCAACGCGAAGCTCGCCGGCGGCAAGTTGGAGGACGTCTTCTACGTCTACTTCACCGACACCCGGTCCCTGATCGAGAAGAAGCAGGCCGCGGACATCACGGACGCCGTCAAGGACATGCCGCGCCGCGGCGACCTCCAGGACCCGCTGATGAAGATCTTCCAGGACGACGAGGGAAGGCAGTACGGCCTGCCGACGTCGAACTACTCGATGGGACTCATCTACAACCGCGCCCTGTTCGAGAAGGCCGGCCTCGACCCCGACCAGGCACCGAAGACCTGGGCGGACGTCCGCAAGGCCGCCAAGAAGATCGCCGCGCTCGGCGACAACACCGTGGGCTACGCCGACTTCTCCAAGAACAACCAGGGCGGCTGGCACTACACGGCGGAGCTGTACTCACGCGGCGGCCGGATCGCCGAGGAGAGCGGCGGGAAGTGGAAGGCCGCCTTCAACACCCCTGAGGGCAAAGCCACCTTCCAGGACCTGTACGACATGCGCTGGAAGGACGACTCCATGGGCAGCAAGCAGCTGCTCCAGGTCGAGGACGTCCAGCGGATGATGGGCTCCGGCAAGCTCGGCATGTACGTCGCGGCCGCGGACAACATCACCGTCATCGCCAAGCAGTTCGGCGGGAAGTACGCGGACTACGCGCTCGCCCCCGTACCGGACGCGAAGGCCACGCTGCTCGGCGGCGAGGGCTACATGTTCAACCCCAAGGCGTCCCCGGCGAAGATCAAGGCCGGCGTCAAGTGGATCCAGTGGCGCTACCTCAACCCCGACGTCATCGAGAAGAACGTCGCCGACTACGCGGACGCGAAGCTCCCCGTCGGCATCCCGATGCCCACCGTCCCCGACGTCTTCGAGGGCCCCGTCCGCGACCGGATCGAGAAGGCCAAGCAGGACAAGGCGAACATGCCGACCGGCAACTACCAGGCGTTCATGGACTCCGCGCCCAAGGTGCCCGGCGTGATCGAACCGCCCAAGGCCCAGGAGGTCTACGCGATCCTCGACTCGGCGATGCAGTCCGTCCTCACCAAGAAGGACGCCGACATCGACGCCCTGCTCGACGACGCCGAGAACAAGGTCAACGCGATCTACGACGCCTCCTGATGAGCATGTCGCTGAAGACCCCGACCCGGGACACGGCCCTCGCGCCGGCCCCCTCCCCCGCACCCCGCAGACCGCGGGAGGCCCGCCGCCGCGCGCTGCGCGAGCACCTGACGGCGTACGGGTTCCTGAGCGCGGCCGTGGTGATCTTCGCGCTGTTCTCGTGGTGGCCGATCATCCGCAACGTGCTCCTCGGCTTCCAGGACGTCAACTTCGCCACCGGCAACACCTGGAACGGCACCAGCAACTTCGAGAAGCTCCTCAACGATCCGCTGTTCCTCACGGCCTGGCGGAACACCGGCCTGTTCACCCTGTACGCGCTGGTCCTCGGCTTCGCCGTGCCGTTCCTGACGGCGGTGCTCCTCAACGAGTTCCGGCACGCGCGGGCGTACTTCCGGGTCCTCGTCTATCTGCCCGTCATGCTGCCGCCGGTCGTGGTGGCGCTGATGTGGAAGTGGTTCTACGACCCGGGCCCCGGCCTGTTGAACGAGATCCTCCGCACCCTGCACCTGCCGACATCGGCGTGGCTCGACTCCTCGTCCACCTCACTGATCTCCCTGGTCATCGTCTCGACCTGGGCCAACATGGGCACCACCACCCTCATCTACCTTGCCGCGCTCCAGACCATCCCCGGCGAGCTGTACGAGGCGGCGGAGCTGGACGGCGCGGGCGTGTGGCAGCGGCTGCGCCACGTCACGATCCCGCAGACCCGGTTCGTGCTGCTCGTCCTGCTGCTGCTCCAGATCGTCGCGACGATGCAGGTGTTCACCGAGCCGTACGTGATGACGGGTGGCGGCCCCGAGGACTCCACGGTGACCGTGATGTTCCTCGTCTACCGGTACGCCTTCGTCTACAACGACTTCGGCACCGCCAGCGCGCTGAGCCTGCTGCTCCTGATCGCCCTGGGCGTGTTCTCCGCCCTCTATCTGCGGGTCACCCGCGCCGCCAAGGAGTGAGCGATGTCCGCCTCGACGCGCACCCTCGTCCGCCCCGCCGTCCTCAGGACGCGCAAGGGACGGCTCATCTACTGGTCGGTCCTCACCGTCGCCCTCGTCCTCTTCACGGTCGCCTTCATCGTGCCGCTGTACTGGGCGGCGACCGGCGCCATGAAGTCGTCCACCGAGCTGGCGCAGAACCCGCCCACCTACGTGCCCGAGAGCTGGCACCCCGAGAACTACACGAAGGCATGGCGGGAGATGGACCTCTCCCGCTACTTCCTCAACACGGTCGTCCTGGCCGGCGGGGCGTGGCTGGTGCAGCTCGCGGTGCAGATCCCCGCCGCCTACGCCCTGTCCAAGCTGCGCCCGCGGTTCGGGAACGTGGTGCTCGGCCTGATGCTCGTGACGCTGATGATGCCCGCCACCGCGCTCCTCGTGCCGGTCTACCTCACCGTCGTGGACGTCCCGCTGTTCAACCGCAACCTGATCAACAGTCCCAGCGCGGTGTGGCTCCCCGCCGCCGCCAACGCCTTCAACATCTACATCCTGAAGAACTTCTTCGACCGGATCCCCGACGAGCTCCTCGACGCGGCGAAGGTCGACGGCGCGGGGCCCGTGACGACCATGTGGCGCGTGGTGCTCCCGCTGGCCCGGCCGATCATCGCCGTGGTCTCCATCCTCTCCATCGTCACGGCGTGGAAGGACTTCCTCTGGCCGCTGCTCGTGCTGCCCGACCCGGCACAGCAACCGCTGAGCGTGTTCCTCCAGCGCGTGGCCCAGGACACCCCGCTCAACAGTCTGGTGGCCGGGCTCGTCATGGCGTCCCTGCCGCTGGTCGCGCTCTTCCTGGTCTTCCAGCGCCACATCATCGCCGGGCTCGGCGCCGGCAGCCTCAAGGGCTGAGCGCGCGGAGACCGCACCACGGTCTGCTCCGGTTCGTACGAAAGGACTCCCCTTGCCCAGCACGGAGTGGTGGCGCAGCGCTGCCATCTATCAGGTGTACGTCCGTTCCTTCGCGGACGGGAACGGCGACGGCACCGGCGACCTCGCCGGGGTCCGCTCCCGCCTCCCCTATCTGGCCGAACTGGGCGTGGACGCCCTGTGGTTCACCCCCTGGTACCTGTCGCCGCTCGCCGACGGCGGCTACGACGTCGCGGACTACCGCACCATCGACCCGGCGTTCGGCAGCCTCGGCGAGGCCGAGAAACTCATCGCCGAGGCCCGGGAGCTGGACCTGCGCTGCATCGTGGACGTCGTGCCGAACCACGTGTCCGACCAGCACGAGTGGTTCAAGGCGGCGCTGGCGGCGGGGCCCGGCTCCCCGGAGCGGGAGCTGTTCCACTTCCGGCCGTACTCGGACGAGCCGCCCAACGACTGGGTGGGCGAGTTCGGCGGGGTGCCGTGGTCCCGCACGGAGGACGGCGAGTGGTACCTCCACCTGTTCGCGCCCGAGCAGCCCGACCTCAACTGGAGCCACCCGAAGGTCCGGCGGGAGCACGAGGACGTGCTGCGCTTCTGGTTCGAGCGCGGCGCCGCGGGCGTCCGCATCGACTCCGCGGCGCTCCTCGCCAAGGCGGAAGGACTGCCCTCCATGGACCGGGACCGCCCGCACCCCTTCCACGACCAGCCGGAGCTGCACGACATCTACCGCTCCTGGCGGCGGATCGCCGACGAGTACGGTGCCGCGCTGATCGGTGAGATCTGGCTGCCGGACGCGGAGCGCTTCGCCCGCTACCTGCGCCCGGACGAGCTGCACACCGCCTTCAACTTCGACTTCCTGTCCCGGCCGTGGGACCCGGCGCAGCTGTGGGAGTCGATCGACCTGACCCTGACCACGCACGCCCCGGTCGGCGCCCCCGCCACCTGGGTCCTCGCCAACCACGACGTGACCCGCACGGTCACGCGGTACGGGCGGGCGGACGACACCGGCTTCGCCTTCGAAAGGAAACGGTTCGGCGTCCCCACCGACCTGGACCTCGGCACCCGCAGGGCGCGGGCCGCGGCCCTCCTCACCCTGGCGCTGCCCGGCTCCCTCTACCTCTACCAGGGCGAGGAGCTCGGGCTGCCGGAGGCGGAGATCCCCGTTGACCGCATCCAGGACCCGATGCACGCGCGGTCCGGCGGCCTCGACCCGGGGCGGGACGGCTGCCGGGTGCCGCTGCCCTGGGACGGCGCCCCGGAGCGGAGCTGGCTTCCGGTGCCGCGGGACTGGTCCGCGTACGCGACCGAGCTCCAGGTCCACGACCCCGGCTCGATGCTCTCCCTGTACCGGACGGCGCTGCGGCTGCGGCGCTCCTTCGCCGACGCGGGGCCGCTGCGCCGGCTGCGCGCCGACGAGCCGGGCGTGCTGTCCTTCGCGCGCACCTGTGAGCGGGACGGCGCCACGCTGATCTGTCTGGTCAACTTCGGATCCGACGACGCGGCGCTGCCCGCGGACGCCGAACTCCTGCTGGCCAGCGGCCCCTTGTCCCCGCGGGGGCGGTTGCCGCAGGACACCGCGGTCTGGCTGCGGGCCTGAGCGCCCGCGGCCGGACCGCACACCTCCCCCCACACACAGAGCCGCACCCATCCCGTCCCCCCACCACCGAAGGGACTGTCATGCGCACCACACGCTTGCTCGCCGCCGCGCTG
The window above is part of the Streptomyces venezuelae genome. Proteins encoded here:
- the glyA gene encoding serine hydroxymethyltransferase, which translates into the protein MSLLNTPLHELDPDVAAAVDAEVHRQQSTLEMIASENFAPVAVMEAQGSVLTNKYAEGYPGRRYYGGCEHVDVAEQIAIDRVKDLFGAEYANVQPHSGASANQAALFAIAQPGDTILGLDLAHGGHLTHGMRLNFSGKQFNVVAYHVDEAGLVDMAEVERLAKENNPKVIIAGWSAYPRHLDFAEFRRIADEVGAYLWVDMAHFAGLVAAGLHPNPVPHADVVTSTTHKTLGGPRGGIILARSKEFAKKLNSAVFPGFQGGPLEHVIAAKAVSFKVAASDDFKERQQRTLDGARILAERLVQDDAKAVGVDVLSGGTDVHLVLVDLRNSELDGQQAEDRLHEVGITVNRNAVPNDPRPPMVTSGLRIGTPALATRGFDADDFREVADIIAEALKPGFDAASLKTRVTALADKHPLYPGLK
- a CDS encoding LacI family DNA-binding transcriptional regulator, translating into MTRRLAQVAKKVGVSEATVSRVLNDKPGVSAATRQSVLTALDVLGYERPTQLRGERARLVGLVLPELQNPIFPAFAEVIGGALAQQGLTPVLCTQTRGGVSEADYVDLLLQQHVSGVVFAGGLFAEADAPHDHYRRLAERNIPVVLINASIEGLDFPCVACDDAVAVEQAWRHLASLGHERIGLVLGPADHVPSRRKLVAARDIAAAAGMELPDAFVERSIFSLEGGQAAAARLMERGVTGIVCGSDPLALGAVRAARRKGLSVPADVSVVGYDDSAFMTCTEPPLSTVRQPIEAMGRAAVDLLCAQIRGTQAHPGELLFEPELVVRGSTAQLLGTR
- a CDS encoding L-serine ammonia-lyase is translated as MAISVFDLFSIGIGPSSSHTVGPMRAARMFASRLKNEGLMAHTTAIRAELYGSLGATGHGHGTPKAVLLGLEGESPRTVNVESADDRVEEIRSGGRINLLGMHEIDFDFDEDLILHRRKALPYHANGMTIFAYDREGGLVLEKTYYSVGGGFVVDEDAVAGENPIVPDDTVLRHPFRTGDELLRLTEETGLSISALMLENEKAWRTEEEIRAGLLDIWGVMQACVSRGMSREGILPGGLKVRRRAANSARQLRAEGEPQARAMEWITLYAMAVNEENAAGGRVVTAPTNGAAGIIPAVLHYYMNFVPGADEDGVVRFLLAAGAIGMLFKENASISGAEVGCQGEVGSACSMAAGALAEVMGGSPSKVENAAEIGMEHNLGLTCDPVGGLVQIPCIERNGMAAVKAVTAAKMAMRGDGSHKVSLDKVIKTMKDTGADMSVKYKETARGGLAVNIIEC